From one Prochlorococcus marinus str. MIT 0912 genomic stretch:
- the petA gene encoding cytochrome f: MNKNFNTISKTMSRSLKLFLFSIFIGFSIFIIPQPTWAYPFWAQQKFENPREATGKIVCANCHVASMPTRAEVPQAVAADSVFKTVVEIPYKKDLQEIGADGSKVPLQVGAVVMLPDGFKLAPQERWTDEIKEETQGVYFTQYSEEQENIILVGPLPGDQNREIVFPVLSPDPRKDKNYNFGKYSIHIGGNRGRGQVYPTGEKSNNNLFTATNSGTITSIETNDDGTKIINLNNEEGESFTENLPAGTSLLIKEGDTIEKGAKLTEDPNVGGFGQLDKEIVLQSKARVIGMIIFFIGVGLSQIMLVLKKKQVEKVQAAEGI, from the coding sequence ATGAACAAAAACTTTAATACAATTTCTAAAACCATGAGTCGTTCACTAAAACTTTTTCTCTTCTCAATTTTTATTGGATTTTCAATATTTATAATTCCTCAACCAACTTGGGCATACCCATTTTGGGCGCAACAAAAATTTGAAAATCCGAGAGAGGCAACAGGGAAAATTGTTTGTGCTAATTGCCATGTAGCAAGTATGCCAACAAGAGCTGAGGTACCTCAGGCAGTAGCTGCTGATAGTGTTTTCAAAACAGTCGTAGAAATACCCTATAAAAAAGATCTACAAGAGATAGGAGCGGATGGGAGTAAAGTTCCTCTCCAAGTTGGAGCTGTTGTAATGCTTCCAGATGGATTTAAGCTTGCCCCTCAAGAAAGATGGACTGATGAAATAAAGGAAGAGACACAAGGTGTTTACTTCACTCAATACAGCGAGGAACAAGAAAATATTATTTTAGTAGGCCCTTTACCTGGTGATCAAAACAGAGAGATTGTATTCCCTGTATTATCACCTGATCCCAGAAAAGACAAAAATTATAATTTTGGAAAGTATTCAATTCACATAGGTGGCAATAGGGGAAGAGGACAGGTTTATCCAACTGGTGAGAAGAGCAATAACAATTTATTTACAGCAACGAATTCTGGGACAATCACTTCAATAGAAACCAACGATGATGGAACAAAAATAATTAATTTAAATAATGAAGAAGGGGAAAGTTTTACTGAAAATCTTCCGGCTGGTACTTCATTATTAATAAAAGAAGGAGATACTATTGAGAAAGGTGCAAAATTAACTGAAGACCCTAATGTTGGAGGCTTTGGTCAACTTGACAAAGAAATAGTTTTGCAAAGCAAAGCAAGAGTTATTGGAATGATAATTTTCTTTATAGGGGTAGGTTTATCACAAATAATGCTCGTTCTCAAAAAGAAACAAGTTGAAAAGGTTCAAGCTGCTGAAGGAATATAA
- the petC gene encoding cytochrome b6-f complex iron-sulfur subunit yields MTQMTTADVPSMGRRQFMNLLTFGTVTGVALGALYPVAQYFTPYRAGGGGGGTNAKDELGNNVSASGWLSTHPVGDRSLVQGLKGDPTYLIVEGEDAITSYGINAICTHLGCVVPWNSGANKYMCPCHGSQYDSTGKVVRGPAPLSLAIAHVSVEDDQVLVSQWTETDFRTGTNPWWG; encoded by the coding sequence ATGACACAAATGACAACTGCAGATGTGCCCTCAATGGGTAGAAGGCAGTTCATGAATCTGCTTACTTTTGGAACTGTTACAGGAGTTGCTTTAGGAGCGTTATATCCAGTAGCCCAATACTTCACTCCATATAGGGCCGGTGGTGGTGGTGGTGGAACAAATGCAAAAGATGAGTTAGGAAACAATGTAAGTGCAAGTGGTTGGTTATCAACCCATCCAGTTGGAGATAGAAGTTTGGTCCAAGGTCTCAAAGGTGATCCAACCTACCTAATAGTTGAAGGGGAAGATGCAATTACTAGTTACGGAATAAATGCGATTTGCACTCACCTTGGTTGTGTAGTGCCATGGAATAGCGGAGCAAACAAATACATGTGTCCATGTCATGGAAGTCAATATGATTCCACAGGAAAAGTAGTCAGAGGTCCTGCTCCTCTATCTCTAGCGATAGCTCATGTCTCCGTGGAGGATGATCAAGTTCTAGTAAGTCAGTGGACAGAAACTGATTTTCGAACTGGTACTAATCCTTGGTGGGGATGA
- a CDS encoding DUF3067 family protein, translated as MSSEFNSSNSGRYSSSIPLKAEEVMECLRRRWGVTYDLRLLIKRDRIYLQMMWGFLEQQSFPMDEETFKENLNRTLEIINRSGYSHFVRNWLENVQAKPRLGKAITLALPMDQRMDEFVL; from the coding sequence ATGAGTTCTGAATTTAATTCGTCAAATTCTGGTCGTTATTCTTCTTCAATCCCATTGAAAGCAGAAGAAGTAATGGAGTGCTTAAGAAGGCGCTGGGGCGTAACATATGATTTGCGATTGTTAATAAAAAGAGACCGGATCTATTTGCAAATGATGTGGGGATTTTTAGAACAACAGTCTTTTCCTATGGATGAAGAGACCTTTAAAGAAAATTTAAATCGAACCTTAGAAATAATTAACCGTTCCGGCTACTCACATTTTGTTAGAAATTGGCTGGAAAATGTCCAGGCCAAACCAAGATTAGGCAAAGCAATTACATTAGCTTTACCTATGGATCAAAGGATGGACGAATTTGTCCTTTGA
- the tatC gene encoding twin-arginine translocase subunit TatC: MPLVDHLEELRQRILKSLIAVLLLSGFCLLFVRKLVQALEMPAGKIQFLQVAPGEFLFTSIKVAGYGGLTLSLPFILYQFLRFILPGLTKKEKLLIAPSVAGSAILFFLGIFFAWKALIPAALGFLINYGADVVEPLWSIEKYLDFVLLLMLSTGLAFQLPILQLILGFFEIISWQKMLSAWRLVVMASAIAGAVLTPSTDPITMLLLSTSITFLFFVGIGLVALTTNLKGQIRPSFDP; the protein is encoded by the coding sequence ATGCCTTTAGTTGATCATCTTGAAGAACTTCGACAAAGGATCCTAAAAAGTCTGATTGCAGTTCTTCTTTTATCAGGTTTTTGCTTGTTATTTGTTAGAAAGCTTGTACAAGCATTAGAGATGCCAGCAGGAAAAATACAATTTTTACAAGTAGCACCTGGTGAATTTTTATTTACTTCAATAAAAGTTGCAGGTTACGGAGGACTTACTCTCTCTCTTCCTTTCATACTTTACCAATTTTTAAGGTTCATCCTTCCAGGTCTAACTAAAAAAGAGAAGCTTTTGATAGCACCATCAGTTGCAGGTTCAGCAATTTTATTTTTTTTAGGAATTTTCTTTGCCTGGAAGGCTTTGATACCTGCAGCCTTAGGATTTCTAATAAATTATGGAGCCGATGTTGTTGAGCCACTATGGTCAATAGAAAAATATTTAGATTTTGTCCTTCTACTTATGCTTTCGACTGGTTTAGCCTTCCAATTACCAATACTTCAATTGATTTTAGGTTTCTTTGAAATAATTTCTTGGCAAAAGATGTTATCTGCATGGAGATTAGTAGTTATGGCCTCAGCCATTGCAGGTGCTGTTTTAACTCCATCAACTGATCCGATAACGATGCTTCTTTTGTCAACATCGATAACTTTTTTATTTTTTGTGGGAATTGGTTTAGTGGCCTTAACAACAAATCTCAAAGGACAAATTCGTCCATCCTTTGATCCATAG
- a CDS encoding Rqc2 family fibronectin-binding protein, with the protein MNKVPIQIMDLTTLKAVVFELNQEIVPSRFENAQQIDSHTIQLGFRTLEKLKWIEISWLAETPRIVSIPPPKRYGEKSTLAKQLKNLLINLALVEIAQTGFERIVRFKLSSRPGKEIEKELIVELMGRHSNILLINRTGKIITLGKQIKNSQSRLRPIGTGDIYTSPPPLKGLVPDYFESFNSWKENICLVPSSFKNSLKNTYQGISPALTLQIASNDYKDAINIINQSVKSIELDTWEAIYKKWKEWLLDLKNNNYTISFEGPTDFKVWGQRKSKANNPKIGNSLSIYYSNKIVERKINSIREKLKQDLGNSKDHEMRKLEEQELLIQSISEYLTMQKKANNLLTLQSPTKKQIIEAQRLFKEAKRKKRSRESILNRVKFYKKKISEIENCELFLDSLMYGVNEANENKLDSIIELKEEVEEYICIKKNSPKFKSNRKKEDSSIIKEIQSPSGLKIQIGSNNRQNEFISLRKGKKGDLWFHAQETPGSHVVLKSSNGLFDDKDIELAADIASFFSRARGNKLTPIIMVPIENLQRISGSLPGTVRHRGGKVLWGKAERAAKYFPHN; encoded by the coding sequence ATGAACAAAGTTCCGATTCAAATAATGGACTTAACAACCCTTAAAGCGGTTGTATTTGAACTTAACCAAGAAATAGTTCCAAGTCGATTTGAGAATGCACAGCAAATTGATTCACATACAATTCAATTAGGTTTTAGAACCTTGGAAAAACTTAAATGGATAGAAATAAGCTGGCTTGCTGAAACTCCAAGAATTGTATCCATACCACCTCCAAAAAGATATGGTGAAAAAAGTACATTAGCGAAACAATTAAAAAATCTATTGATCAATTTAGCTTTGGTAGAAATTGCACAAACTGGTTTTGAAAGAATAGTAAGGTTTAAATTATCTAGTAGACCTGGAAAAGAAATAGAGAAAGAATTGATAGTCGAATTGATGGGCAGACATAGTAATATTTTACTTATAAACAGAACAGGCAAAATAATTACTCTTGGGAAACAAATAAAGAACAGTCAATCAAGATTAAGGCCAATAGGAACAGGAGATATATATACATCTCCTCCACCTCTTAAAGGTCTAGTTCCTGATTACTTTGAATCATTCAATTCATGGAAAGAGAATATATGCTTAGTTCCTTCATCATTTAAGAATAGCCTCAAAAATACCTACCAAGGAATAAGTCCTGCTCTAACATTACAGATTGCGAGCAATGATTATAAAGATGCAATTAATATAATAAATCAATCAGTAAAAAGTATTGAATTAGATACATGGGAAGCAATATATAAAAAATGGAAAGAGTGGTTATTAGATTTAAAGAATAACAACTACACTATTAGTTTCGAAGGACCAACAGATTTTAAAGTATGGGGTCAAAGAAAATCAAAAGCTAACAATCCTAAAATAGGAAATAGCCTTAGCATCTATTATTCAAATAAAATTGTAGAAAGGAAAATTAATTCTATTAGAGAAAAATTGAAACAAGATCTAGGGAATTCAAAAGATCATGAAATGAGAAAACTAGAGGAACAGGAATTACTAATTCAAAGTATTTCTGAATATCTAACGATGCAAAAAAAAGCTAACAATCTTCTCACTTTACAATCTCCCACCAAGAAACAAATAATTGAGGCTCAAAGACTCTTTAAAGAAGCAAAAAGAAAAAAAAGATCTCGAGAATCAATTCTAAATAGAGTCAAGTTTTACAAGAAGAAAATATCAGAAATTGAAAATTGTGAGTTATTTCTTGATTCATTAATGTATGGGGTTAATGAGGCTAATGAAAACAAACTAGATTCAATTATTGAACTTAAAGAAGAAGTAGAAGAATATATTTGTATTAAAAAGAACTCACCCAAGTTTAAATCAAATAGAAAGAAGGAAGACTCCTCGATTATAAAAGAGATACAAAGTCCTAGCGGACTAAAGATTCAAATAGGTTCTAATAACAGGCAAAACGAATTTATTAGTCTAAGGAAAGGTAAAAAAGGAGATCTTTGGTTTCATGCTCAAGAAACACCTGGAAGCCATGTTGTACTTAAATCGTCCAATGGACTTTTTGATGACAAAGATATTGAACTAGCTGCTGATATTGCTTCTTTCTTTAGCCGTGCTAGAGGTAACAAACTTACACCAATAATTATGGTTCCAATTGAGAATCTGCAAAGGATATCAGGATCCTTGCCTGGAACTGTTAGGCATAGGGGTGGGAAGGTTCTTTGGGGAAAAGCTGAGAGAGCCGCGAAATATTTCCCCCATAATTGA
- the gmk gene encoding guanylate kinase, producing the protein MSSLGNLTVLTGPSGVGKGTIVRKILDSHSDVWLSISATTRQPRFGEIDGEHYFFLEKKNFQEIIDKEGFLEWASFSNNFYGTPKKIVKEKIEKGTNVLLEIELEGARQIRKSFPQALQIFLAPPNLSELEKRIRGRGTETEEAIKDRLEIANKELIAKKEFDAVVINEDIEKAFKEIEGLMGLKT; encoded by the coding sequence ATGTCATCTTTAGGAAATCTTACTGTTCTTACTGGCCCAAGCGGGGTTGGTAAAGGGACAATTGTTAGGAAAATCCTTGATAGTCATAGTGATGTATGGCTTTCTATTTCTGCTACTACTCGCCAGCCAAGATTTGGAGAAATTGATGGAGAGCATTATTTTTTCTTAGAAAAGAAAAATTTTCAGGAAATAATTGATAAAGAAGGTTTTCTTGAGTGGGCTTCATTTTCTAATAATTTTTATGGAACTCCAAAAAAAATAGTTAAAGAAAAAATAGAAAAAGGGACTAATGTTCTTCTTGAAATTGAATTAGAAGGTGCTCGACAGATCCGAAAGTCTTTTCCTCAAGCATTACAAATATTTTTAGCACCGCCAAATTTATCGGAACTTGAAAAAAGGATTAGAGGTAGAGGAACTGAGACTGAAGAAGCTATTAAAGATCGTTTGGAAATAGCGAATAAGGAACTTATTGCGAAAAAGGAGTTTGACGCTGTGGTTATTAATGAAGATATAGAAAAAGCCTTCAAGGAAATTGAAGGCTTAATGGGATTGAAAACTTAA
- the psaJ gene encoding photosystem I reaction center subunit IX — MFQLFRTKWFRSAPVVAAIWITLTAGIIVEFNRFVPDLLFHPMSF; from the coding sequence ATGTTTCAATTATTTCGTACCAAATGGTTTAGATCAGCGCCAGTAGTAGCAGCGATCTGGATCACCTTAACAGCTGGTATTATTGTTGAATTCAATAGATTTGTTCCTGACTTGCTTTTCCACCCAATGTCTTTTTAA
- a CDS encoding Photosystem I reaction center subunit III: MRRLLSLLLSAFLFLGIAPIANARPGPALNADRAPTDFTASALVSCADNPRFQERASAASTDQAIKRFERYSKALCGDDGLPHLIIGPPIEPWGAWINRGHEGDLLIPGVMFIYIAGIIGWSGREYVRAVRGKKNAAEYEIIIDTNLAWQCLKRGAAWPLQANREGKNGELREKDNNVSLNGPRG, encoded by the coding sequence ATGCGTCGTCTTTTATCACTTCTACTTTCAGCATTTCTTTTCTTAGGAATAGCTCCAATAGCCAATGCAAGACCAGGCCCAGCATTAAATGCTGATAGAGCTCCTACAGATTTCACTGCTTCCGCATTGGTTTCTTGCGCTGATAATCCCCGTTTCCAAGAAAGAGCTAGCGCCGCCTCCACAGACCAGGCCATAAAAAGATTTGAAAGATATAGCAAAGCCTTATGTGGAGATGATGGGCTTCCTCATTTAATAATTGGTCCCCCTATTGAGCCTTGGGGTGCATGGATCAACCGAGGTCATGAAGGAGATCTACTTATTCCTGGAGTAATGTTTATATATATTGCCGGTATTATTGGTTGGTCAGGAAGGGAATATGTAAGAGCTGTTAGAGGGAAAAAGAACGCTGCAGAATATGAAATCATTATTGATACTAATCTTGCTTGGCAATGCTTAAAAAGAGGAGCAGCTTGGCCTCTACAAGCAAACAGAGAAGGAAAGAATGGTGAACTCAGGGAAAAAGACAATAATGTTTCTCTTAATGGTCCAAGAGGCTAA
- the tsaD gene encoding tRNA (adenosine(37)-N6)-threonylcarbamoyltransferase complex transferase subunit TsaD: protein MSIILSLETSCDESAAALVSDEKGKIDLIANEIASQIKEHANWGGVVPEIASRRHLENLPFLIEEVFAKSKIQIKDIDAVAATVTPGLAGSLLVGSMTARTLANLHQIPFLGIHHLEGHLSSIYLSENHPKPPFLVLLVSGGHTELIKVDIHHKYQRLGRSHDDAAGEAFDKVARLLGLSYPGGPAIQRIAKSGDPKKFLFPKGRVSKPEGGFYPYDFSFSGLKTAVFRQIEKIRSENKKLPIEDIAASFENVVAEVLVERSFRCALDQGLNSIVLVGGVAANVRLREMMLEKASEKSINIALAPMEFCTDNAAMIGAAALLRLSSNNYQSSMELGVSARWPLEKSDLLYDSNPPF, encoded by the coding sequence ATGTCAATAATTTTATCCCTCGAAACAAGTTGTGACGAGTCTGCAGCGGCTTTGGTTTCTGATGAAAAAGGAAAAATTGATTTGATAGCTAATGAAATAGCTTCACAAATTAAAGAACACGCTAATTGGGGTGGCGTTGTTCCGGAAATTGCGTCGAGAAGACATTTGGAAAATCTTCCATTCCTAATTGAAGAGGTTTTTGCAAAATCAAAAATACAGATCAAAGACATAGATGCAGTAGCCGCAACTGTCACTCCAGGATTAGCAGGTTCACTTTTGGTCGGATCAATGACTGCAAGAACTTTAGCAAATTTGCATCAAATTCCATTTTTAGGAATTCATCATTTGGAGGGACATCTTTCATCAATATATTTGTCAGAAAACCATCCCAAGCCTCCTTTTTTAGTCTTATTGGTTAGTGGAGGTCATACTGAATTGATAAAAGTAGATATTCATCATAAGTATCAACGTCTTGGCAGAAGTCATGATGATGCGGCAGGAGAAGCTTTTGATAAGGTCGCAAGATTGCTTGGACTTTCATATCCAGGAGGGCCTGCAATTCAAAGAATTGCTAAATCTGGAGATCCTAAAAAATTTTTATTCCCAAAAGGGAGAGTCTCCAAACCTGAAGGTGGCTTTTATCCATATGACTTTTCTTTTAGTGGCTTAAAAACCGCTGTATTTCGCCAGATAGAAAAAATCAGGTCAGAAAATAAAAAATTACCAATAGAAGATATTGCGGCAAGTTTTGAAAATGTAGTAGCTGAAGTCTTAGTTGAGAGGAGCTTTCGATGTGCTCTTGATCAAGGATTAAACTCTATTGTCTTAGTGGGTGGAGTTGCAGCAAATGTACGATTAAGGGAAATGATGCTTGAGAAAGCATCTGAGAAATCAATTAATATTGCTCTTGCACCAATGGAATTTTGTACTGATAATGCGGCAATGATTGGGGCGGCAGCTTTGTTAAGATTATCATCAAATAATTACCAAAGTTCAATGGAACTTGGTGTTTCCGCTCGTTGGCCTTTAGAAAAATCTGATTTACTTTATGATTCCAATCCTCCTTTTTAA
- a CDS encoding high light inducible protein → MSLNEVNDNNKSTRIASSSELNSWKRGFTPQAEIWNGRMAIAGLVILLTILLFSNLIFSG, encoded by the coding sequence ATGTCTTTAAATGAAGTAAATGATAATAATAAATCCACTAGGATTGCAAGCTCAAGTGAACTTAATTCATGGAAAAGGGGATTCACTCCTCAAGCTGAGATATGGAATGGCCGGATGGCCATTGCAGGGTTAGTTATATTACTAACGATTCTTTTATTCTCAAATTTAATTTTTTCTGGCTAA
- a CDS encoding DUF1643 domain-containing protein, translated as MFSQCRSYRWILKRELLIGKKSVVFIGLNPSKGNSFHNDRTLIRIINFCSRWNYKNIYIINLFGLISKSPIHLSKSNDPIGVNNDLITLKSLEFWRGNTNCDLWLGWGDKGQINGRDRKVLKLIKNFSNLKSNENNESKRVLSLGLSKKGNPLHPLYMPNQSFLRIFDL; from the coding sequence TTGTTTAGTCAATGCAGGTCTTATAGATGGATTCTAAAAAGAGAGTTATTAATTGGTAAAAAGTCGGTAGTTTTTATTGGCTTGAATCCTTCAAAAGGTAATTCATTCCATAACGATAGGACTCTCATAAGGATAATTAATTTTTGTTCTAGATGGAATTATAAAAATATATATATAATAAATCTCTTTGGTTTGATTTCCAAGTCTCCTATTCATCTATCAAAAAGCAATGATCCTATAGGGGTAAATAATGATTTAATTACTTTGAAATCATTAGAATTCTGGAGAGGAAATACAAATTGCGACTTGTGGTTAGGATGGGGTGATAAAGGTCAAATAAATGGACGTGATCGAAAAGTTTTAAAATTAATTAAAAACTTTTCAAATTTGAAATCAAACGAAAATAATGAGTCCAAACGCGTTTTAAGTCTTGGCCTTAGTAAAAAAGGGAACCCTCTCCACCCTCTCTATATGCCTAATCAATCTTTCTTAAGAATATTTGATCTTTGA
- a CDS encoding cation:proton antiporter — MTPERLGLLWGITVFSGAGARLLSVLTGLPGVVLLLLSGLLIGRSGLGLVEPLDLGKGLETIVGLLVSLVLFDGGLNLRFPGGAIKSIVLRISSIRLIISLAAGFIAAHWLAGLGWSVAGVYSAIVLATGPTVVTPLVRQIRLASPLSDVLEAEGLILEPIGAVLALSLLELVVGDLHGWRELFLGLFSRLGGGVLIGSLAGLLLSEGLKRLRSEPYIGIRLQLTLGVIFLLYGVCEWLLPESGLPASVAAGFVVGQRPSTQANELDKLIRELAQLAITMLFPLLAADVSWGELSPLGWGGITCVLFLMIIVRPIAVLIATYGLPLDNKQKLFLGWLAPRGIVTAAVASLFSIRLEQAGVLGAGKLQGLVFLTILMTVGIQGLTAQPLAKMMGLLDEDKDLDKSTNSGSIFTES; from the coding sequence ATGACTCCTGAGCGACTGGGCTTGCTCTGGGGTATAACAGTTTTTTCTGGGGCTGGAGCAAGATTACTATCAGTGCTAACAGGACTTCCTGGGGTAGTTTTATTGTTGCTATCTGGCCTGTTGATTGGGAGATCAGGTCTTGGATTGGTTGAACCTTTAGATCTAGGTAAAGGTTTGGAGACAATAGTTGGTTTATTGGTAAGCCTTGTTTTGTTTGATGGAGGTTTAAATCTTCGATTTCCTGGTGGGGCAATCAAGTCAATAGTTCTGAGGATTTCCTCAATTAGGTTGATTATTTCATTGGCAGCTGGCTTCATTGCTGCGCATTGGTTAGCAGGACTTGGTTGGTCTGTTGCAGGAGTTTATAGTGCAATTGTTCTTGCTACTGGACCAACTGTTGTAACTCCATTAGTTCGACAAATTAGACTTGCATCACCATTAAGTGATGTGCTTGAAGCTGAAGGTTTGATACTCGAACCTATTGGAGCAGTTCTTGCACTTTCGTTGTTAGAGCTAGTTGTTGGAGATTTGCATGGCTGGAGAGAGCTTTTTCTTGGTTTGTTTTCAAGGCTTGGAGGAGGAGTTCTAATCGGATCACTTGCAGGTCTATTGCTTTCAGAAGGTTTGAAAAGATTACGTTCTGAGCCTTATATCGGGATCAGATTGCAGCTGACTCTTGGAGTGATTTTCTTGCTTTATGGAGTATGCGAATGGTTATTACCTGAATCAGGCCTGCCTGCATCTGTTGCCGCAGGGTTTGTTGTTGGACAAAGACCTTCTACACAGGCTAATGAACTTGACAAATTAATTAGAGAATTAGCTCAGTTAGCAATAACTATGCTTTTCCCATTATTAGCAGCGGATGTTTCATGGGGGGAATTAAGTCCTTTGGGGTGGGGAGGTATAACTTGTGTACTTTTTTTGATGATAATAGTCAGACCGATAGCTGTATTGATAGCAACTTATGGGTTGCCTCTTGATAATAAACAAAAATTGTTTCTTGGTTGGTTGGCTCCCCGTGGAATAGTAACTGCAGCAGTAGCCTCTTTATTCTCTATTAGATTGGAGCAAGCAGGAGTTTTAGGTGCTGGAAAACTTCAGGGATTAGTTTTTTTGACCATATTAATGACAGTAGGTATTCAAGGTTTAACAGCTCAACCATTAGCAAAAATGATGGGTTTATTGGATGAAGATAAAGATCTAGATAAATCGACTAATTCGGGCTCTATCTTTACTGAATCTTGA
- the gltX gene encoding glutamate--tRNA ligase: MTVRVRLAPSPTGTLHIGTARTALFNWLFAKKEGGTFLLRIEDTDIERSKKEYIKNIYDGLQWLGINWDESPTIQSERVNEHKQIIKTLIDKGFAYKCYASEAELNEMRETQKRNGLAPKYDNRHRNLSPEKESEFIKAGREPVIRFKINDQKLISWNDLVRGKMTWSGKDLGGDMVIARRAQPDSIGDPLYNLVVVADDSAMKISHVIRGEDHLANTAKQILLYEALDLKIPVFAHTPLILNSDGKKLSKRDGVTSISEFKKMGYTSEAMANYMTLLGWSVPEGINEKFKISEISEVFSFKKVNKASAKFDWDKLNWLNSQVIHEMSAETLLKNLDPLLKKNGWFIPSKQWGIHLVSLLGPSMVLINDGVDQAKPFFEEPELCDDGKKQLEIKEAAVVFKFILKKLESSDATSFSKEEALDLINQATKNCEVKKGLVMKSLRAALFGTLNGPDLIQSWILLSRFSKDRARISRFI, from the coding sequence TTGACAGTTAGGGTAAGATTGGCACCAAGTCCAACTGGAACACTTCACATAGGAACAGCAAGAACAGCACTATTTAATTGGCTATTTGCAAAAAAAGAAGGTGGAACTTTTCTCTTAAGAATTGAAGATACTGATATTGAACGATCAAAAAAAGAATATATAAAAAATATATATGATGGGCTCCAGTGGCTAGGAATTAACTGGGATGAATCCCCAACAATTCAAAGTGAAAGAGTAAATGAACACAAACAGATTATAAAAACTCTTATCGATAAGGGATTTGCATACAAGTGTTATGCATCCGAAGCGGAACTAAACGAAATGAGAGAAACTCAAAAGAGAAATGGTTTAGCTCCAAAATATGACAATAGACACAGAAACTTAAGTCCAGAGAAAGAATCAGAATTTATAAAAGCTGGAAGAGAACCTGTTATCAGATTCAAAATCAATGATCAAAAATTAATTTCATGGAATGACTTGGTTCGAGGAAAAATGACTTGGAGTGGAAAGGATTTAGGCGGTGATATGGTCATTGCACGACGAGCACAACCAGATTCAATTGGTGACCCCTTATACAATTTAGTTGTTGTAGCAGATGATTCAGCAATGAAAATCTCTCACGTAATAAGGGGAGAAGATCATCTTGCAAATACAGCAAAGCAAATTCTTCTTTACGAAGCTCTTGATCTAAAGATTCCAGTTTTTGCGCATACGCCTTTAATTCTTAATTCTGACGGTAAAAAACTTTCAAAAAGAGATGGGGTTACTTCCATTTCTGAATTCAAAAAAATGGGTTATACATCCGAAGCAATGGCTAATTATATGACTCTGCTTGGCTGGTCTGTTCCAGAAGGAATTAATGAAAAATTCAAAATTTCTGAGATTTCAGAGGTTTTCAGTTTTAAAAAGGTAAATAAAGCGTCAGCTAAATTTGATTGGGACAAATTGAATTGGCTCAATTCCCAAGTAATCCATGAAATGTCAGCCGAAACTCTATTAAAAAATTTAGACCCTTTATTAAAAAAAAATGGATGGTTTATTCCAAGTAAACAATGGGGAATCCATCTAGTAAGTTTACTTGGACCATCGATGGTTCTTATTAATGATGGAGTTGATCAAGCCAAACCTTTTTTTGAAGAACCAGAGTTATGTGATGATGGCAAAAAGCAATTAGAGATAAAAGAAGCAGCAGTAGTTTTCAAGTTTATTCTTAAAAAGTTGGAGAGTTCAGATGCTACATCCTTTTCTAAAGAGGAAGCGCTTGATTTAATAAATCAAGCTACAAAAAACTGCGAAGTAAAAAAAGGTCTTGTTATGAAAAGCCTAAGAGCTGCGCTTTTTGGAACTCTTAATGGACCTGATTTAATTCAAAGTTGGATTTTACTCTCAAGATTCAGTAAAGATAGAGCCCGAATTAGTCGATTTATCTAG
- a CDS encoding hyperconserved protein Hcp — protein sequence MELDLQPGDVVKVLESAALGWVRARVIRVKSGGRVVVQSDQGREFTARGNQVRLIEPAGFRP from the coding sequence ATGGAGTTGGATCTTCAACCTGGCGATGTCGTAAAAGTTCTTGAGTCAGCCGCATTAGGCTGGGTCAGGGCTCGAGTTATTCGTGTAAAATCAGGTGGCCGTGTAGTAGTGCAAAGCGACCAAGGCCGCGAGTTCACAGCTCGTGGTAATCAAGTTAGGCTTATAGAGCCTGCAGGTTTTCGTCCTTAA